A part of Paenibacillus donghaensis genomic DNA contains:
- a CDS encoding TetR/AcrR family transcriptional regulator, whose amino-acid sequence MQDLSKLPSTAARTVTTYPKAKLQHAEMLRLNIIEAAAAIMQEHGPEAVTIRRVADTMECPTKIIYNLFGSKEGLAKELFLEGCKLLAAEFQAVPKQADLEEYLLTLGQAYWDFSRDYTSYYMVMFGGAFSEFKPEEESLQAIVTALQQVILIITQAIEQGFIAEKDPSLVVNLVWATLHGTIHLHLGGHIQNEEAAKALYDRSVSNLMQTFFRRDGGVK is encoded by the coding sequence GTGCAAGATTTGTCCAAACTACCTTCAACAGCTGCTCGTACAGTTACAACCTACCCTAAAGCCAAGCTTCAGCATGCCGAAATGCTGAGACTGAATATTATTGAAGCGGCTGCAGCCATTATGCAGGAACATGGTCCCGAAGCGGTAACCATTCGCAGGGTCGCTGACACCATGGAGTGTCCCACCAAAATCATCTATAACTTATTTGGAAGCAAGGAAGGGCTGGCTAAAGAGCTGTTCCTGGAAGGCTGCAAATTGTTAGCTGCGGAATTCCAAGCGGTTCCGAAACAAGCCGATCTTGAGGAATATCTCCTCACGCTTGGACAAGCTTACTGGGATTTCTCGCGGGATTATACCAGTTACTACATGGTTATGTTTGGCGGGGCTTTTAGCGAATTCAAACCGGAAGAGGAAAGTCTACAGGCTATCGTAACCGCTCTACAGCAAGTGATTCTCATCATTACACAAGCCATTGAGCAAGGGTTCATTGCCGAGAAAGATCCTAGCCTTGTGGTTAACCTGGTCTGGGCAACGCTGCATGGCACCATTCATCTTCATTTGGGGGGGCATATTCAGAACGAGGAAGCGGCTAAAGCCTTGTATGATAGATCCGTATCCAACTTAATGCAAACGTTCTTTAGACGTGATGGTGGAGTTAAATAA
- a CDS encoding SDR family NAD(P)-dependent oxidoreductase translates to MISLRNKWTLITGASSGIGEAFAHELAAQGSHLIVVARSEAKLIALSEKLQREHHIQVEVIVSDLSQEGSPARLYQQCVERGLSLDILINNAGFATYGLFEQLSGARQHEEVMLNVLAVVDLTHLFLPDMLSRNSGVVINVASTAGFQPLPNMAVYGATKAFVLSFTQALWEENRKRGVQFLALCPGSTETEFFDIVGANEASVGKRDTPQNVVQVALRSLQAKKVYAIPGFRNYISAQLPRFLSAKQMLFIVGRMLRTRH, encoded by the coding sequence ATGATATCACTACGTAACAAATGGACCCTGATTACTGGAGCTTCTTCAGGTATCGGTGAAGCGTTCGCGCATGAATTGGCAGCCCAAGGGAGCCACTTGATTGTAGTCGCCCGCTCGGAAGCTAAACTGATTGCTTTATCAGAGAAATTACAGAGAGAACATCATATTCAAGTGGAGGTGATCGTTTCTGACTTATCTCAGGAAGGTTCCCCGGCCCGGCTCTATCAACAATGTGTGGAACGTGGGCTGAGCTTGGATATTCTGATTAATAATGCAGGCTTCGCTACTTATGGGTTATTCGAACAACTGTCTGGCGCAAGGCAGCATGAAGAGGTGATGCTCAATGTACTGGCGGTTGTAGACCTTACCCATTTGTTTTTACCAGATATGTTGAGCAGGAATAGTGGTGTTGTCATTAATGTAGCTTCAACAGCAGGATTTCAACCGCTGCCTAATATGGCTGTATACGGTGCGACCAAAGCCTTCGTATTATCCTTTACACAAGCTCTGTGGGAGGAGAATCGCAAACGCGGCGTACAATTTCTTGCGTTATGTCCCGGGTCAACGGAAACCGAATTCTTCGACATTGTAGGGGCCAACGAGGCTTCTGTCGGGAAACGTGATACTCCGCAGAATGTGGTTCAGGTGGCTCTTCGTTCGCTTCAAGCGAAGAAAGTATATGCTATTCCAGGGTTTAGAAACTATATTTCTGCGCAACTGCCCCGCTTCTTGTCTGCCAAACAAATGCTTTTTATCGTCGGACGAATGCTCCGTACACGTCATTAA
- a CDS encoding ABC transporter ATP-binding protein — protein sequence MARNRFDVDENLESPFDIKHFRRAMIYIRRKKKPMIIAFLLSALSAAIALSAPLIMQHVVDVTIPAKAKLPLLGWSALMLLTIVSSVYLATIRSRIMTRVGQDIIFDIRTDLFTHLQELPFKYYDDRPQGKILIRVVNYVNSVSDVLSNGIINFILEIVNLIFIAVFMFAVDVRLSFVILAGLPVFLGIMLLIKTRQRRAWQAVSNKSSNLNAYLQESITGIGVTQIFSREQHNEGIFTRLADNFRKEWMRALKLNTLIPFTVDNLSTMVTAMIFLVGLLTLSPQDMTFGVILAMSSYAARFWQPILNLSNLYNNFINAVAYLERIFETLDEPVTVSDIAGAKELPSIQGRVTFDNVTFAYDPGVNILENISFDVSAGESIALVGPTGAGKTTVVNLISRFYNLTGGRILMDGQDISQVTLKSLRSQMGIMLQDSFIFSGTILDNIRYGRLDATEEEVVAAAKAVCADEFIREFELGYLTEVNERGSKLSQGQRQLISFARTLLADPRILILDEATSSIDAKTERLLQKGLNELLKGRTSFIIAHRLSTVKNCDRIMYVSNKGIAESGSHEQLIAQRGHYYRLYTAQKMEA from the coding sequence ATGGCAAGGAATAGATTTGATGTCGACGAGAACCTGGAGTCCCCTTTTGACATCAAGCACTTCCGGCGGGCGATGATCTACATTAGACGTAAGAAAAAACCGATGATTATCGCGTTTCTGCTCAGTGCTCTGTCTGCGGCCATTGCGTTGTCAGCCCCGCTGATCATGCAGCATGTCGTCGATGTGACCATTCCCGCGAAGGCAAAGCTTCCGCTGCTTGGCTGGTCCGCCCTGATGCTGCTGACCATCGTATCCAGCGTATATCTGGCTACGATCCGTTCACGTATTATGACCCGTGTCGGGCAGGACATTATTTTTGACATCCGTACGGATTTGTTTACGCATTTGCAGGAGTTGCCCTTCAAATACTATGACGACCGTCCGCAAGGCAAAATCCTGATCCGGGTCGTGAATTACGTCAACTCGGTTTCGGATGTATTGTCCAACGGTATTATCAACTTTATTCTGGAAATCGTGAATCTAATCTTTATCGCCGTGTTCATGTTCGCCGTCGATGTACGGCTCTCCTTCGTCATTCTTGCCGGACTGCCTGTGTTCCTAGGCATCATGCTGCTGATCAAAACCCGGCAGCGGCGGGCGTGGCAGGCGGTGTCGAACAAAAGCTCCAATCTGAACGCCTATCTGCAGGAGAGCATCACTGGCATCGGCGTAACGCAGATTTTCTCACGCGAGCAGCATAATGAGGGAATCTTCACACGTCTTGCCGACAATTTCCGCAAGGAATGGATGCGGGCGCTGAAGTTAAATACGCTGATCCCGTTTACGGTCGACAACCTGTCTACGATGGTTACAGCCATGATCTTCCTGGTAGGTCTGTTGACCCTGAGTCCCCAGGACATGACCTTCGGCGTCATTCTGGCCATGAGCAGCTACGCCGCCCGTTTCTGGCAGCCGATTCTAAATCTCTCGAACCTGTACAATAACTTCATTAACGCCGTTGCCTACCTGGAGCGGATCTTCGAAACGCTGGATGAGCCGGTTACGGTCAGTGATATTGCGGGTGCGAAGGAGCTGCCGTCCATTCAGGGCCGTGTCACCTTCGACAATGTCACCTTTGCTTATGATCCCGGGGTCAACATTCTGGAGAATATCTCCTTCGATGTGTCCGCAGGGGAGAGCATTGCTCTGGTAGGACCAACAGGCGCAGGCAAAACAACGGTCGTCAATCTAATCTCGCGCTTCTATAACCTCACTGGTGGCAGAATTCTGATGGATGGTCAGGATATCTCGCAGGTCACTCTGAAGTCGCTGCGCAGCCAGATGGGGATTATGCTGCAGGACAGCTTTATTTTCTCCGGCACCATTCTGGACAATATCCGTTACGGCAGACTGGATGCCACCGAGGAGGAAGTAGTCGCTGCTGCGAAAGCAGTTTGCGCCGATGAGTTCATTCGAGAATTCGAACTGGGTTACCTGACCGAAGTCAATGAACGCGGCTCCAAGCTGTCCCAGGGACAGCGGCAGCTGATTTCGTTCGCCAGAACGCTGCTGGCCGATCCGCGCATTCTTATTCTGGACGAAGCGACCTCTTCAATCGACGCCAAGACCGAACGGCTGCTCCAGAAGGGCCTGAATGAGCTGCTGAAGGGACGGACTTCTTTTATCATCGCGCACCGTCTTTCCACTGTCAAAAACTGTGACCGCATCATGTACGTGTCCAACAAAGGCATTGCCGAAAGCGGCTCCCATGAGCAGCTCATCGCACAGCGGGGCCACTATTACCGGCTCTACACCGCACAGAAGATGGAAGCTTAA
- a CDS encoding ABC transporter ATP-binding protein, whose protein sequence is MFELKWLWQNLEGNKARYIVALCLSVLGSSLTIVNPYISQRIVDTFIAGDNALQNLTQERGLLITLCLGMIGFSLLRTGLAYLTTMQYEISSQNMLYQIRIYLYNKIQGQDRAYYDHNRTGDLMTKMTGDLDMVRHSMAWIFKTIIESVTIFLAAVIYFFTIDAALTLWMLILSPLIFVVAYIFAKHVRPMYVDLRERLSQLNTTTQENISGNRVVKAFAREEFEIKKFTEKNVNYSTANKKAALVWLDYFPYLETFAQAFNVILLLAGGLFLMNDRITFGEFAAISSLIWAVSNPMRNIGIIINDIQRFFASLSKIIDIHYARPRIVNEHNPVDKRRYEGRIEFEHISFKYDSATVLDDVSFTVEPGETVAIMGSTGSGKTTLINLIPRFYDVSEGRVLVDGIDVRELELDQLRGNIGIATQDVLLFSDTIDGNIAYGEPELSEEATIHNAQLAAAHEFIIRMPEGYDTVVGERGVGLSGGQKQRIALARAIAVRRPILILDDTTSAVDLETEEHIQKSLRELDYPCTKIIIAQRVSTTAQADRILILDGGRVIEQGTHAELLARRGYYYDVFMLQNEGIGRQVIAHGKE, encoded by the coding sequence ATGTTCGAACTAAAATGGCTGTGGCAGAACCTGGAGGGAAACAAGGCGCGTTATATTGTGGCGCTCTGCCTCTCGGTATTGGGTTCAAGTCTTACCATTGTGAACCCTTACATCAGTCAGCGCATTGTCGACACATTCATAGCCGGTGACAATGCGCTGCAGAATCTCACACAAGAACGGGGGCTGCTAATCACACTCTGCCTGGGGATGATCGGTTTCTCCCTGCTGCGTACGGGTCTTGCTTATTTGACGACGATGCAGTATGAGATATCCTCCCAGAACATGCTCTACCAGATTCGTATTTATCTGTACAACAAGATTCAGGGACAAGACCGGGCCTATTACGATCATAACCGCACCGGTGATCTGATGACCAAGATGACAGGCGACCTGGACATGGTCCGGCATTCGATGGCATGGATATTCAAAACGATTATCGAATCCGTGACGATTTTCCTTGCCGCTGTGATCTACTTCTTCACCATCGATGCTGCGCTGACGCTGTGGATGCTGATCCTGTCACCGCTGATTTTTGTCGTGGCCTACATATTCGCCAAGCACGTCCGCCCGATGTATGTGGACCTGCGGGAACGGCTGTCCCAGCTTAATACGACTACACAGGAGAATATTTCAGGCAACCGTGTAGTTAAGGCTTTCGCCCGCGAGGAGTTCGAGATTAAGAAATTCACCGAGAAGAACGTCAACTATTCTACGGCCAACAAAAAAGCGGCCCTCGTCTGGCTCGATTACTTCCCTTATCTGGAGACCTTCGCCCAAGCCTTCAACGTCATCCTGCTGCTGGCCGGCGGGCTATTTCTTATGAACGACCGGATCACCTTCGGTGAATTCGCGGCCATCTCATCGCTGATCTGGGCTGTATCCAACCCTATGCGCAACATCGGAATTATCATCAATGATATTCAGCGGTTTTTTGCCAGCTTAAGCAAAATCATTGATATTCATTACGCCCGTCCCAGAATTGTGAATGAGCATAACCCTGTAGACAAACGCCGTTACGAAGGCCGCATTGAATTCGAACATATCAGCTTCAAATATGACAGCGCTACCGTGCTGGACGATGTCAGCTTCACGGTGGAGCCTGGGGAAACCGTTGCCATCATGGGTTCAACGGGTTCAGGCAAAACCACACTTATCAATCTGATTCCCCGCTTCTATGATGTGTCCGAGGGGCGTGTACTGGTAGATGGCATCGACGTCCGGGAACTGGAGCTGGATCAGCTTCGCGGAAATATCGGCATTGCCACCCAGGACGTTCTCTTGTTCTCCGATACGATTGACGGCAATATCGCCTATGGCGAACCCGAACTCTCGGAGGAAGCAACGATCCACAATGCCCAGCTCGCAGCCGCACATGAATTCATTATCCGAATGCCGGAAGGCTATGACACGGTGGTTGGGGAACGCGGGGTGGGGCTGTCCGGAGGACAGAAGCAGCGTATTGCACTGGCGCGTGCCATCGCCGTCCGCCGCCCGATCCTGATTCTGGATGATACAACCTCTGCCGTCGATCTGGAGACCGAGGAGCATATCCAGAAGAGTCTGCGCGAGCTGGATTATCCCTGCACTAAGATCATCATCGCGCAGCGGGTATCCACTACAGCGCAGGCTGACCGCATTCTTATTCTGGACGGCGGCAGGGTGATTGAGCAAGGCACCCATGCCGAACTGCTGGCCCGGCGAGGCTACTACTACGACGTGTTTATGCTCCAGAACGAGGGCATTGGAAGGCAGGTGATTGCGCATGGCAAGGAATAG
- a CDS encoding DUF2178 domain-containing protein: MFYQFAMLVVLVALGICTIALPCFQAVKVKEYRNDERWQLVQNKANHVAMYYYSALGFTICIGFSITVIFDIQFSIGLDRVLQYSLCAILLRNGIELFALRHFDRAL, encoded by the coding sequence ATGTTTTATCAATTTGCAATGTTAGTGGTGTTGGTCGCATTAGGAATATGCACTATTGCCCTCCCATGCTTCCAAGCTGTAAAAGTGAAAGAATATAGAAATGATGAACGCTGGCAATTGGTTCAGAATAAGGCCAACCATGTGGCGATGTACTACTATAGCGCACTTGGTTTTACAATTTGCATAGGCTTTTCTATAACAGTAATCTTCGATATTCAATTTAGTATTGGTCTTGATAGAGTGTTGCAATATTCATTATGTGCAATTTTGTTGCGAAATGGAATTGAATTATTTGCCTTACGCCACTTCGATAGAGCTTTATAA
- a CDS encoding helix-turn-helix transcriptional regulator, producing MINNRIKVLRAERDWTQADLAEHVGISRQAVISIEKYKYTPSLELAFKIAKAFDVSINEVFAHKEDEG from the coding sequence TTGATTAATAATCGTATTAAAGTTTTGAGAGCCGAACGAGACTGGACACAAGCTGATTTGGCAGAACATGTTGGGATTTCACGACAAGCAGTTATATCCATTGAAAAATATAAATATACACCTTCGCTGGAGTTAGCTTTCAAAATTGCAAAAGCATTTGATGTATCAATTAATGAAGTCTTTGCACATAAGGAGGATGAAGGATAA